Proteins encoded together in one Streptomyces sp. NBC_01408 window:
- a CDS encoding LysR family transcriptional regulator, protein MQFQQLLYFVAVAETRHFTRAAERVHVAQPSLSQQIKALERELGAELFSRARGNITLTDAGETLLPLARRILADADTARLEVQELAQLRRGRVRLGATPSVCTGLLPAVLRAFHTAHPGIELLIEESGSLDLVRELARGALDLALIALPLPPSAPALTTVELLTEDLVVVSSAELPAPGGGGALTISGLRDEPMVMFRHGYDLRELTVTACRAEGFEPVFTVEGGEMDAVLGFVRAGLGIAVVPAMVVDHAGPGLRATPLAGSPLRRTIALAHRTDVAPPRAARELKRILVG, encoded by the coding sequence ATGCAGTTCCAGCAGCTCCTGTACTTCGTGGCCGTCGCCGAGACCCGGCATTTCACCCGGGCCGCGGAACGGGTTCACGTGGCCCAGCCCTCGCTCTCCCAGCAGATCAAGGCGCTCGAACGGGAGCTCGGCGCCGAGCTCTTCAGCCGGGCCCGGGGGAACATCACGCTCACCGACGCCGGCGAGACGCTCCTTCCCCTGGCCCGGCGGATCCTGGCGGACGCGGACACCGCGCGGCTGGAGGTGCAGGAGCTGGCGCAGCTGCGCCGCGGGCGGGTGAGGCTGGGCGCCACCCCGAGCGTGTGTACGGGCCTGCTGCCGGCCGTGCTGCGCGCCTTCCACACCGCGCATCCGGGGATCGAGCTGCTGATCGAGGAGAGCGGTTCCCTCGACCTGGTACGGGAACTGGCGCGCGGGGCCCTGGACCTGGCCCTGATCGCGCTGCCGCTGCCGCCCTCGGCTCCCGCATTGACCACGGTGGAGCTGCTGACGGAGGACCTGGTGGTGGTCTCCTCGGCGGAGCTGCCGGCGCCTGGCGGGGGCGGGGCGCTGACCATTTCCGGGCTGCGCGACGAGCCGATGGTGATGTTCCGCCACGGCTACGACCTGCGGGAGCTGACCGTGACGGCCTGTCGCGCGGAGGGCTTCGAGCCGGTGTTCACCGTGGAGGGCGGCGAGATGGACGCGGTGCTGGGCTTCGTACGGGCGGGGCTCGGCATCGCGGTGGTCCCGGCGATGGTGGTGGACCACGCCGGCCCGGGCTTGCGGGCCACCCCCCTCGCGGGCTCCCCCCTGCGCCGCACGATCGCCCTGGCGCACCGCACGGACGTGGCGCCCCCGCGCGCGGCACGCGAGCTGAAGCGCATCCTGGTCGGCTGA
- a CDS encoding FAD-dependent monooxygenase: protein MTDVVIAGSGPTGLTLACDLARRGVGVRILEQRAAPHRESRGKGLTPDSIEAFGPLGVAERMTAVGRTGVTLRKYFDGAHISDTAVGDGLLIGQWQVEEVLRERLAEFGVQVEYGARLAGISQDAAGVTARLADGRAVRSRYLAGCDGGRSTTRGLLGIPFEGSTAEEEVMLLGDVAAPGLSREFWHQWFTSDGGGVLLCPIPGTESFQLQASRELDDRGEPLPPSLESFQRLFDRHARMPGILLAEPTWLSSWRVNVRMAARIREGRAFLAGDAAHVHPIAGGLGMNTGIQDATALGRALAAALTGQAGERVLDAYEAERLPVAEALLADTTRRMERVLAAVREPGVGTEAGLD, encoded by the coding sequence ATGACCGACGTAGTGATCGCGGGCTCCGGCCCCACCGGACTCACCCTGGCCTGCGACCTCGCCCGCCGCGGCGTCGGCGTACGGATCCTTGAGCAACGCGCGGCCCCGCACCGCGAATCCCGGGGGAAGGGCCTCACGCCGGACAGCATCGAGGCCTTCGGGCCGCTGGGGGTGGCCGAGCGCATGACGGCCGTCGGCCGCACGGGGGTGACCCTCCGCAAGTACTTCGACGGCGCGCACATCAGCGACACCGCCGTCGGCGACGGGCTGCTCATCGGCCAGTGGCAGGTCGAGGAGGTGCTGCGCGAACGGCTCGCGGAGTTCGGCGTACAGGTCGAGTACGGGGCCCGCCTGGCCGGGATCAGCCAGGATGCGGCGGGGGTGACCGCACGGCTCGCGGACGGCCGGGCTGTCCGGAGCCGCTATCTCGCCGGCTGCGACGGCGGCCGCAGCACGACCCGCGGGCTCCTCGGGATCCCCTTCGAGGGGAGCACGGCCGAGGAGGAGGTCATGCTGCTGGGGGACGTGGCGGCGCCGGGGCTGAGCCGGGAGTTCTGGCACCAGTGGTTCACCTCGGACGGCGGCGGCGTGCTGCTGTGCCCGATACCGGGGACGGAGAGCTTCCAGCTCCAGGCCTCGCGGGAGCTGGACGACCGGGGTGAGCCGCTGCCACCCTCGCTGGAGAGTTTCCAGAGGCTCTTCGACCGGCACGCCCGGATGCCCGGGATTCTGCTGGCGGAGCCCACCTGGCTGTCGTCCTGGCGGGTCAACGTCCGCATGGCCGCCCGGATACGGGAGGGCCGGGCCTTCCTCGCCGGAGACGCGGCGCACGTCCACCCCATAGCCGGCGGACTCGGCATGAACACCGGCATCCAGGACGCGACCGCCCTCGGCCGGGCCCTGGCCGCCGCGCTCACCGGGCAGGCCGGGGAGCGGGTACTCGACGCCTACGAGGCGGAGCGCCTGCCGGTGGCGGAGGCGCTGCTGGCGGACACCACACGGCGGATGGAGCGGGTGCTGGCAGCGGTACGCGAGCCGGGCGTCGGGACGGAGGCAGGCCTGGACTGA
- a CDS encoding excinuclease ABC subunit UvrA, producing MHQSADPSAARAPDVREPSVHDPGTRDPYVGGPHGRDPYVRVRGAREHNLRGVDVDIPRDALTVFTGVSGSGKSSLAFGTLYAEAQRRYFESVAPYARRLIHQVGAPKVDSVTGLPPAVSLEQRRSSPGLRSSVGTVTLLSNSLRMLYSRAGTYPPGAERLDSDAFSPNTAAGACPSCHGLGRIHRTSEELLVPDPELSIRQGAIAAWPGAWQGKNLRDILETLGHDVDRPWRELSAKDREWILFTEEQPVVTVHPVREADRIQRPYQGTYMSAHRYVMRTFSGSKSPTLRARAERFLADSPCPVCEGRRLRPEALAVTFAERTIAQLAGLPLTELDGVLASAQVDGEAARVLAEDLRSRIGPVVELGLGYLSLDRTAPTLSAGELQRLRLATQLRSGLFGVVYVLDEPSAGLHPADTEALLGVLDRLKEAGNTVFVVEHHLDVVRHADWLVDVGPLAGEHGGQVLYSGPPQQLAGVERSATARHLFPADGAARRASPRPVRKATGAVQLHGVDRHNLRNVDAQFPLGVFTAVTGVSGSGKSTLVGQALAREVADRLAEPGFPVRRLVEVDQKPIGRTPRSNLATYTGLFDVVRKLFTATPEARARGWKAGRFSFNVAGGRCETCQGEGFVSVELLFLPSTYAPCPECAGARYNAETLEVRYAGLDIAEVLSLTVESAAAFFAEVPAAARSLRALEDIGLGYLRLGQPATELSGGEAQRIKLATELQLLRRDHTLYLLDEPTTGLHPADVRVLLGQLHGLVDAGHSVVVVEHDMSVVAGADWVIDLGPGGGTEGGTIVAAGTPAEVAAATGTRTADYLGRALL from the coding sequence ATGCACCAGTCCGCCGATCCTTCCGCCGCCCGTGCGCCCGACGTCCGTGAGCCTTCCGTCCACGACCCCGGCACACGCGATCCGTACGTCGGTGGCCCTCACGGCCGCGATCCGTACGTCCGCGTCCGGGGCGCCCGGGAACACAACCTGCGCGGCGTCGACGTGGACATCCCGCGCGACGCGCTGACCGTGTTCACCGGCGTCTCCGGCTCCGGGAAGAGCTCGCTCGCCTTCGGCACGCTCTACGCCGAGGCCCAGCGCCGCTACTTCGAGTCGGTGGCCCCGTACGCGCGGCGCCTCATCCACCAGGTCGGCGCCCCGAAGGTGGACTCCGTCACCGGGCTGCCGCCCGCCGTCTCACTGGAGCAGCGCCGCTCCTCCCCCGGCTTGCGCTCCTCGGTCGGTACGGTCACCCTGCTGTCCAACTCCCTGCGGATGCTGTACTCCCGGGCGGGCACCTACCCCCCGGGCGCCGAACGGCTCGACTCCGACGCCTTCTCCCCCAACACCGCCGCGGGCGCCTGCCCTTCCTGCCACGGCCTCGGCCGGATCCACCGGACCAGCGAGGAACTCCTCGTTCCCGACCCGGAACTGTCGATCCGTCAAGGTGCCATCGCCGCCTGGCCGGGCGCCTGGCAGGGCAAGAACCTGCGGGACATCCTGGAGACGCTCGGCCACGACGTGGACCGGCCCTGGCGGGAGCTGTCGGCGAAGGACCGCGAGTGGATCCTGTTCACCGAGGAGCAGCCGGTGGTCACCGTGCACCCGGTGCGGGAGGCCGACCGCATCCAACGGCCCTACCAGGGCACGTACATGAGCGCCCACCGCTACGTGATGCGGACCTTCTCCGGCAGCAAGAGCCCCACCCTGCGGGCCCGCGCCGAACGGTTCCTCGCCGATTCGCCGTGCCCGGTGTGCGAGGGGCGGCGACTGCGGCCCGAGGCGCTGGCCGTGACCTTCGCGGAGCGTACGATCGCCCAGCTGGCGGGGCTGCCGCTGACCGAGCTGGACGGCGTACTCGCCTCCGCGCAGGTGGACGGCGAGGCGGCGCGGGTGCTCGCCGAGGACCTGCGGTCCCGGATCGGCCCGGTCGTGGAGCTCGGGCTCGGGTATCTGAGCCTGGACCGTACGGCGCCCACGCTGTCCGCCGGCGAGCTGCAACGGCTCCGGCTGGCGACGCAGCTGCGGTCGGGGCTGTTCGGGGTGGTGTACGTCCTGGACGAGCCCTCGGCGGGGCTGCACCCGGCCGACACCGAAGCCCTGCTCGGCGTACTGGACCGGCTCAAGGAGGCCGGGAACACGGTGTTCGTCGTGGAACACCACCTCGACGTGGTGCGGCACGCGGACTGGCTCGTGGACGTCGGCCCGCTGGCCGGGGAGCACGGCGGGCAGGTGCTGTACAGCGGGCCTCCGCAGCAGCTGGCGGGCGTGGAGCGGTCGGCGACGGCGCGCCACCTCTTCCCGGCGGACGGGGCCGCGCGCCGTGCCTCGCCGCGCCCGGTGCGCAAGGCGACGGGCGCGGTGCAGCTGCACGGCGTGGACCGGCACAACCTGCGGAACGTGGACGCGCAGTTCCCCCTCGGGGTGTTCACGGCGGTGACCGGGGTGTCGGGGTCCGGGAAGTCCACGCTGGTCGGGCAGGCGCTGGCCCGGGAGGTCGCGGACCGGCTCGCCGAGCCCGGTTTCCCCGTACGGCGGCTGGTGGAGGTGGACCAGAAGCCCATCGGCCGGACCCCGCGGTCCAACCTGGCCACTTACACCGGGCTGTTCGACGTGGTGCGCAAGCTCTTCACGGCGACGCCGGAGGCCAGGGCGCGCGGCTGGAAGGCGGGCCGGTTCTCCTTCAACGTGGCGGGCGGCCGGTGCGAGACCTGCCAGGGCGAGGGGTTCGTCTCGGTGGAGCTGCTGTTCCTGCCGAGTACGTACGCCCCGTGCCCGGAATGCGCCGGTGCGCGGTACAACGCCGAGACCCTGGAGGTCCGGTACGCGGGGCTGGACATCGCGGAGGTGCTGTCCCTGACGGTGGAGTCCGCGGCCGCCTTCTTCGCGGAGGTCCCGGCGGCGGCGCGCAGCCTGCGGGCGCTGGAGGACATCGGGCTGGGGTACCTGCGGCTGGGGCAGCCCGCGACGGAGCTGTCGGGCGGGGAGGCGCAGCGGATCAAGCTGGCCACGGAACTCCAGCTGCTGCGCCGGGACCACACCCTGTACCTGCTGGACGAGCCGACGACGGGGCTGCATCCGGCCGATGTGCGGGTGCTGCTCGGGCAGTTGCACGGGCTGGTGGACGCCGGGCATTCGGTGGTGGTCGTGGAGCACGACATGTCGGTGGTGGCGGGCGCGGACTGGGTCATCGACCTGGGCCCGGGCGGCGGCACGGAGGGCGGCACGATCGTGGCGGCGGGCACCCCCGCGGAGGTGGCGGCAGCAACCGGGACCCGCACGGCGGACTACCTGGGGCGGGCCCTGCTCTAG
- a CDS encoding TetR/AcrR family transcriptional regulator — protein sequence MDNTTGLRENKKLRTRRRLAATALELFLERGFDAVSVADVAAAAEVSKPTLFRYFPSKEDLVLDRFADHQDEAACIVRDRPAGQGPVRAVHAHFLAALDRRDPITGLCDHPGVLAFQRLLYSTASLESRIALYSAREVELLAAVLEAESTPPLTARLAALHLVTVRQELGRENYRRIDAGRSADEAYPAAVTDADGAFGMLADGLDRALSIRTA from the coding sequence ATGGACAACACGACGGGTCTGCGCGAGAACAAGAAGCTGCGTACGCGTCGCCGACTGGCGGCCACGGCGCTGGAGCTCTTCCTGGAACGGGGCTTCGATGCCGTCTCGGTGGCCGATGTCGCCGCGGCGGCGGAGGTTTCCAAACCCACCCTCTTCCGGTACTTCCCGAGCAAGGAGGACCTGGTGCTGGACAGATTCGCCGACCATCAGGACGAGGCGGCATGCATCGTGCGCGACCGGCCGGCCGGGCAGGGGCCGGTCCGGGCCGTCCACGCGCACTTCCTCGCCGCCCTCGACCGGCGGGACCCCATCACCGGGCTCTGCGACCATCCCGGGGTCCTCGCGTTCCAGCGGCTGCTCTACTCCACCGCGAGCCTGGAGTCGCGCATCGCCCTCTACAGCGCCCGTGAGGTGGAGCTGCTCGCGGCGGTGCTCGAAGCCGAGTCCACGCCCCCGCTCACCGCCCGACTCGCTGCGCTGCACCTGGTGACGGTCCGCCAGGAGCTGGGCCGGGAGAACTACCGCCGGATCGATGCCGGCCGCAGTGCCGACGAGGCCTACCCGGCGGCCGTGACCGACGCCGACGGAGCCTTCGGGATGCTCGCCGACGGGCTCGACCGGGCCCTGTCCATACGCACCGCCTGA
- a CDS encoding succinate dehydrogenase/fumarate reductase iron-sulfur subunit: MKLTLRVWRQRGADAPGHMASYEVDGISEGMSFLEMLDTLNEDLILRGEDPVAFDHDCREGICGACSLVINGDAHGPERTTTCQLHMRSFADGDTIDVEPWRAAAFPVVKDLVVDRSAFDRIIQAGGYITAPTGSAPEAHATAVPKATADHAFEHAECIGCGACVAACPNGSAMLFTSAKVNHLNVLPQGSPERETRVLDMVARMDEEGFGGCTLTGECATACPKGIPLPSIAAMNKEWLRAVRKG, translated from the coding sequence ATGAAGCTCACCCTGCGCGTCTGGCGCCAGCGCGGCGCCGACGCCCCCGGCCACATGGCCTCGTACGAGGTCGACGGGATCTCGGAGGGCATGTCCTTCCTGGAGATGCTCGACACCCTCAACGAGGACCTCATCCTGCGCGGCGAGGACCCGGTCGCCTTCGACCACGACTGCCGCGAAGGCATCTGCGGCGCCTGCAGCCTCGTCATCAACGGCGACGCCCACGGCCCCGAGCGCACCACCACCTGCCAGCTCCACATGCGCTCCTTCGCCGACGGCGACACCATCGACGTCGAGCCCTGGCGGGCCGCCGCCTTCCCGGTGGTCAAGGACCTCGTCGTCGACCGGAGCGCCTTCGACCGCATCATCCAGGCCGGCGGCTACATCACCGCCCCCACCGGATCCGCCCCGGAGGCCCACGCCACGGCCGTGCCCAAGGCCACCGCCGACCACGCCTTCGAGCACGCCGAGTGCATCGGCTGCGGAGCGTGCGTGGCGGCCTGCCCCAACGGCTCGGCGATGCTCTTCACCTCCGCCAAGGTCAACCACCTCAACGTGCTCCCGCAGGGTTCGCCCGAGCGCGAGACGCGCGTACTGGACATGGTGGCCCGGATGGACGAGGAGGGCTTCGGCGGCTGCACCCTGACCGGCGAGTGCGCCACGGCCTGCCCGAAGGGCATCCCGCTGCCGTCGATCGCCGCGATGAACAAGGAATGGCTGCGGGCGGTCCGCAAGGGCTGA
- a CDS encoding succinate dehydrogenase cytochrome b subunit has translation MALATRTGRRPSITRMLWDSSVGKKSVMAVSGLIMLGYLVVHMFGNLKIFFGADEFNGYAHWLRTLGSPFLHHEWALWIVRVVLLAAVVAHGVSAYQLSRRGIAARPVKYAHKRRRASYATRTMRWGGVILALFIVWHLLDLTTLTVNERAWAGHPYENVLATFSTWYGNAIYIVAMAAVGLHVRHGFWSAAQTLGAGNARRERTLKFLANALALVLFAGFVSVPVAVMTGVVN, from the coding sequence ATGGCTCTGGCAACGCGGACGGGCCGACGGCCGTCCATCACGCGCATGCTCTGGGACTCGTCCGTCGGCAAGAAGTCCGTGATGGCCGTGTCCGGCTTGATCATGCTCGGCTACCTCGTCGTGCACATGTTCGGCAACCTCAAGATCTTCTTCGGGGCGGACGAGTTCAACGGCTACGCTCACTGGCTGCGCACCCTCGGCTCGCCCTTCCTGCACCACGAGTGGGCGCTGTGGATCGTCCGCGTGGTGCTGCTCGCCGCGGTCGTCGCGCACGGGGTGTCCGCCTACCAGCTGAGCCGCCGTGGCATCGCGGCCCGTCCCGTGAAGTACGCCCACAAGCGCCGCCGCGCGAGTTACGCCACCCGCACCATGCGCTGGGGCGGCGTCATCCTCGCCCTGTTCATCGTCTGGCACCTCCTCGACCTGACCACGCTCACCGTCAACGAGCGCGCCTGGGCGGGCCACCCGTACGAGAACGTCCTGGCCACCTTCTCCACCTGGTACGGGAACGCGATCTACATCGTGGCGATGGCCGCCGTCGGCCTGCACGTCCGGCACGGCTTCTGGAGCGCCGCCCAGACCCTCGGCGCGGGCAACGCCCGGCGCGAGCGGACGCTCAAGTTCCTGGCCAACGCCCTGGCCCTCGTCCTCTTCGCGGGCTTCGTGTCCGTGCCTGTAGCCGTCATGACCGGAGTGGTGAACTGA
- a CDS encoding fumarate reductase/succinate dehydrogenase flavoprotein subunit → MSAHTHPARYADHTTGEPLADTKAPEGPIADRWDRRRFEARLVNPANRRKHTVIVVGTGLAGGSAGATLAEQGYHVIQFCYSDSPRRAHSIAAQGGINAAKNYRNDGDSVHRLFYDTVKGGDFRARESNVHRLAQISVEIIDQCVAQGVPFAREYGGLLDTRSFGGVQVSRTFYARGQTGQQLLLGAYQALSRQIAAGNVEMHARTEMLDLIVVGGVARGIVARDLITGEVSTYHADAVVLASGGYGNVFYLSTNAMNSNATAVWRAHRRGAYFANPCFTQIHPTCIPRTGDHQSKLTLMSESLRNDGRIWVPKAKGDTRPAADIPEAERDYYLERIYPSFGNLVPRDIASRAAKNVCDEGRGVGPGGQGVYLDFADAIRRMGRDKVAEKYGNLFEMYERITAENPYEVPMRIYPAVHYTMGGLWVDYDLQTTVPGLFAIGEANFSDHGANRLGASALMQGLADGYFVLPSTINDYLARHPHRDTVDDTHPESAAVVRETRERLARLLAVDGDRTPDSFHREIGELMWEYCGMARTEEGLRKALDRIPEIREEFWRRVKVPGRGEEFNQSLEKANRIVDYLELAELMCLDALHRAESCGGHFREESQTPEGEAERRDETFSYAAAWEFTGPGAAPVLHKEHLVFEYVHPTQRSYA, encoded by the coding sequence ATGAGCGCACACACGCACCCCGCGCGGTACGCGGACCACACCACCGGCGAGCCCCTCGCCGACACCAAGGCCCCCGAAGGCCCGATCGCGGACCGCTGGGACCGCCGCCGCTTCGAGGCCAGACTCGTCAATCCCGCCAACCGCCGCAAGCACACCGTCATCGTCGTCGGCACCGGCCTCGCGGGCGGATCCGCGGGCGCCACCCTTGCCGAACAGGGCTACCACGTCATCCAGTTCTGCTACTCCGACTCCCCGCGCCGGGCCCACTCCATCGCCGCCCAGGGCGGCATCAACGCCGCCAAGAACTACCGCAACGACGGCGACTCCGTGCACCGCCTCTTCTACGACACCGTCAAGGGCGGCGACTTCCGCGCCCGCGAGTCCAACGTCCACCGCCTCGCCCAGATCTCCGTGGAGATCATCGACCAGTGCGTGGCCCAGGGCGTGCCCTTCGCCCGCGAGTACGGCGGGCTCCTCGACACCCGCTCCTTCGGCGGAGTCCAGGTCTCCCGCACCTTCTACGCCCGCGGCCAGACGGGCCAGCAGCTCCTCCTCGGCGCCTACCAGGCCCTCTCCCGGCAGATCGCCGCGGGCAACGTGGAGATGCACGCCCGCACCGAGATGCTCGACCTGATCGTGGTCGGCGGAGTGGCCCGCGGCATCGTGGCCCGCGACCTGATCACCGGCGAGGTCTCCACGTATCACGCCGACGCCGTGGTGCTGGCGAGCGGCGGCTACGGGAACGTCTTCTACCTCTCCACCAACGCCATGAACTCCAACGCGACCGCCGTCTGGCGGGCGCACCGCCGCGGCGCCTACTTCGCCAACCCCTGCTTCACCCAGATCCACCCCACCTGCATCCCGCGCACCGGCGACCACCAGTCCAAGCTCACCCTGATGAGCGAGTCCCTGCGCAACGACGGCCGCATCTGGGTCCCCAAGGCCAAGGGCGACACCCGCCCCGCGGCCGACATCCCCGAGGCGGAGCGCGACTACTACCTGGAGCGGATCTACCCCTCCTTCGGCAACCTCGTCCCCCGCGACATCGCCTCCCGGGCCGCCAAGAACGTCTGCGACGAGGGCCGCGGCGTCGGCCCCGGCGGCCAGGGCGTCTACCTCGACTTCGCCGACGCCATCCGCCGCATGGGACGGGACAAGGTCGCCGAGAAGTACGGCAACCTCTTCGAGATGTACGAGCGGATCACCGCCGAGAACCCCTACGAGGTCCCCATGCGGATCTACCCCGCCGTGCACTACACGATGGGCGGCCTCTGGGTCGACTACGACCTCCAGACCACCGTGCCCGGCCTGTTCGCCATCGGCGAGGCCAACTTCTCCGACCACGGAGCCAACCGGCTCGGCGCCTCCGCGCTGATGCAGGGCCTCGCCGACGGCTACTTCGTACTGCCGTCCACGATCAACGACTATCTGGCGCGGCACCCGCACCGGGACACCGTCGACGACACCCACCCCGAGTCCGCGGCCGTCGTGCGCGAGACCCGCGAACGGCTCGCACGCCTCCTCGCCGTCGACGGCGACCGCACCCCAGACTCCTTCCACCGCGAGATCGGTGAACTCATGTGGGAGTACTGCGGGATGGCCCGCACCGAGGAAGGCCTGCGCAAGGCGCTCGACCGGATCCCCGAGATCCGGGAGGAGTTCTGGCGGCGCGTCAAGGTTCCCGGCCGTGGCGAGGAGTTCAACCAGTCGCTGGAGAAGGCCAACCGCATCGTCGACTACCTGGAACTCGCCGAGCTGATGTGCCTCGACGCGCTCCACCGCGCCGAGTCCTGCGGAGGCCACTTCCGCGAGGAGTCCCAGACCCCGGAGGGCGAGGCCGAACGGCGCGACGAGACCTTCTCCTACGCCGCCGCCTGGGAGTTCACCGGCCCCGGCGCGGCCCCCGTCCTGCACAAGGAACACCTCGTCTTCGAGTACGTCCACCCCACTCAGCGGAGCTACGCATGA
- a CDS encoding EAL domain-containing protein, whose protein sequence is MRLPAQTAGSPQAAAEPGPAPEPGPAAGPQGGLEDRIARFATIWGRAIFPVTATSLTRVEFERHLVPLTRTLTEALHARRFDAAVGQRVGAELVAVHCTDPEALAGTLGVIESYLVLYCGSPSPDCPGSGGAEESRSRCARLQHGIAAGFARALRERTLREQEAIARSALTARIDAQQALHASEERFRAVFEGAAVGIGIADLDGNVLEANDALLQMFGGLEGHVRSRNVSEWGHPDDTPHVWRMYGELVRGERDSYRVEKPYYRHDGTVLWTNLTVSLLRDADGVPRYQLALMEDTTERRLLNLRLRYEATHDALTGLPNRTLFFERLEKALSGTGDSRFGLCYLDLDGFKAVNDSLGHSAGDRLLVEVADRLQSCATGPGEVVARLGGDEFVALTTGSDSEETSDTEEKVTDLAVRILSALSTPIRLEGRELTVRGSIGIVEGRARERTPAEVLRSADITMYRAKAAGGNRFEFADAEADARAITRHGLTNALPAALERGEFFIEYQPLVHMHDGSVHGAEALVRWSHPQYGVLGPDRFIPLAERTGLIVPLGRWVLEESVRQARNWQRQHGGASLRINVNLSPTQLHHPGLVADTVAVLEKSGLAPGALCLEVTESALIGADDELLEPLRRLAALGVDIALDDFGTGYSNLANLRRLPVSVLKLDRSFTQGMQQQPANPVDVKIVEGIVALAHSLELAVTVEGVETGVQAAQLRALGCDTAQGWYYARPGAPDRIHTLSLSDAVPTPS, encoded by the coding sequence GTGAGACTCCCGGCACAGACGGCTGGTTCGCCGCAGGCCGCGGCGGAGCCCGGCCCGGCACCGGAACCCGGACCCGCGGCCGGCCCGCAGGGCGGCCTGGAGGACCGGATCGCCCGCTTCGCGACCATCTGGGGGCGGGCGATCTTTCCGGTCACGGCGACCTCGCTGACCCGCGTCGAGTTCGAACGGCACCTCGTACCGCTGACCCGGACCCTCACCGAGGCCCTGCACGCGCGGCGCTTCGACGCCGCCGTCGGCCAGCGGGTCGGGGCGGAACTGGTCGCCGTGCACTGCACCGATCCCGAGGCCCTGGCCGGCACCCTCGGCGTGATTGAGTCGTACCTGGTGCTCTACTGCGGCTCCCCGAGCCCCGACTGCCCGGGTTCCGGGGGCGCCGAGGAGTCCCGGTCCCGCTGCGCCCGGCTCCAGCACGGGATCGCGGCGGGATTCGCCCGCGCCCTGCGCGAGCGGACCCTCCGGGAGCAGGAGGCCATCGCCCGCTCGGCGCTGACCGCCCGGATCGACGCCCAGCAGGCCCTGCACGCCAGCGAGGAACGCTTCCGGGCCGTCTTCGAGGGCGCGGCGGTCGGCATCGGCATAGCCGACCTGGACGGCAACGTGCTGGAGGCCAACGACGCGCTGCTGCAGATGTTCGGCGGCCTGGAGGGGCACGTCCGCAGCCGCAACGTCAGCGAGTGGGGACACCCCGACGACACCCCGCACGTCTGGCGGATGTACGGCGAACTGGTCCGCGGCGAGCGCGACAGCTACCGCGTGGAGAAGCCGTACTACCGGCACGACGGCACCGTCCTGTGGACGAACCTGACGGTGTCGCTTCTGCGGGATGCCGACGGCGTGCCGCGGTACCAGCTGGCCCTGATGGAGGACACCACCGAACGCCGGCTGCTGAACCTGCGCCTGCGCTACGAGGCCACCCACGACGCGCTGACCGGGCTGCCCAACCGGACGCTGTTCTTCGAACGGCTGGAGAAGGCGCTGAGCGGGACCGGGGACAGTCGCTTCGGCCTGTGCTACCTCGACCTCGACGGCTTCAAGGCGGTCAACGACAGCCTCGGCCACTCGGCGGGGGACCGGCTGCTGGTGGAGGTCGCCGACCGTCTGCAGAGCTGCGCGACCGGTCCCGGCGAGGTGGTCGCCCGGCTGGGCGGGGACGAGTTCGTGGCACTGACCACCGGCTCGGACTCCGAGGAGACCTCGGACACCGAGGAGAAGGTGACGGACCTCGCGGTCCGCATCCTCTCCGCCCTCTCCACGCCGATCCGGCTGGAGGGCCGCGAGCTGACGGTCCGCGGCAGCATCGGCATCGTCGAGGGCCGGGCCAGGGAGCGCACGCCGGCGGAGGTCCTGCGCAGCGCGGACATCACGATGTACCGGGCGAAGGCGGCCGGCGGCAACCGCTTCGAATTCGCCGACGCCGAGGCCGACGCCCGCGCCATCACCCGGCACGGCCTGACCAACGCCCTGCCCGCGGCGCTGGAACGCGGCGAGTTCTTCATCGAGTACCAGCCACTCGTGCACATGCACGACGGCAGCGTGCACGGCGCCGAGGCGCTGGTGCGCTGGTCGCACCCGCAGTACGGGGTCCTCGGCCCGGACCGCTTCATCCCGCTCGCCGAGCGCACCGGGCTGATCGTGCCCCTCGGCCGGTGGGTCCTGGAGGAGTCCGTCCGCCAGGCCCGCAACTGGCAGCGCCAGCACGGCGGGGCGTCCCTGCGGATCAACGTCAACCTTTCGCCGACCCAGCTGCACCACCCGGGCCTGGTCGCCGACACCGTGGCCGTGCTGGAGAAGTCCGGCCTCGCCCCCGGCGCGCTGTGCCTGGAGGTCACCGAGTCGGCCCTGATCGGCGCCGACGACGAACTCCTCGAACCGCTGCGCCGCCTCGCCGCCCTCGGCGTGGACATCGCGCTCGACGACTTCGGCACGGGCTACTCGAACCTCGCCAACCTGCGCCGCCTGCCGGTCAGCGTCCTGAAGCTGGACCGCTCCTTCACCCAGGGGATGCAGCAGCAGCCGGCCAACCCGGTCGACGTCAAGATCGTGGAGGGCATCGTCGCCCTGGCACACAGCCTCGAACTCGCCGTCACGGTCGAGGGCGTGGAGACCGGTGTCCAGGCGGCCCAACTGCGCGCCCTCGGTTGCGACACGGCCCAAGGCTGGTACTACGCCCGCCCCGGCGCCCCCGACCGCATCCACACCCTGTCCCTCTCGGACGCGGTGCCCACCCCTTCCTGA